From Deinococcus reticulitermitis, the proteins below share one genomic window:
- a CDS encoding S8 family serine peptidase: MMRSAFCSLPWMLAALLTLSPSAAGATLEGWRVPTLAPGAQGAAFRLGLPGAPTRLTTLRGSGPSCVASPYETPGQGWLTGLSAGGVTRRAKEYQAQPPAFAVLFGLSPAEVQTGPAPVRVVVVDHFAPVEVRLKEAEATETWPLRHGELVLAHLLTVLSSAGYSVAPTPRGDLQARKGASVIVIEKLQLDGLRPPGFLPGKQGFVSAEVLASLLARDDKSTPPNAATIYNMSFAVLSCEYLTHYRSVRDAYAAQDLKYTLNDYVADTARANRISEEEVLRRVTELPPESALRRWLAQGWPRKVVVASSGNYGLPVQTWPAAAPTVIGVGASAWAPRTARTGWSDVGDTYSVGEWFRLSDTELKRACQTWKVCVTDELKLASPPARYNDFGYRGTSFAAPSVTAFLAMRLSASGAGKGCFKAAGTGFVPVVKLDPAKATPIDKQGKPFTAAGLNINRACP; this comes from the coding sequence ATGATGCGTTCTGCGTTCTGTTCGTTGCCCTGGATGCTCGCCGCGCTGCTCACGCTGAGTCCGTCAGCAGCCGGCGCCACGCTTGAAGGCTGGCGCGTTCCGACCCTGGCGCCCGGTGCCCAGGGAGCGGCCTTCCGACTCGGCCTGCCCGGTGCCCCCACCCGGCTGACGACGCTGCGGGGCAGCGGGCCGTCCTGCGTCGCCTCGCCCTACGAGACGCCGGGCCAGGGCTGGCTCACGGGCCTCTCGGCGGGGGGCGTGACCCGCCGGGCAAAGGAGTACCAGGCTCAGCCCCCCGCTTTCGCGGTCCTGTTCGGCCTGTCTCCGGCTGAGGTCCAGACCGGCCCGGCTCCGGTGCGGGTGGTGGTCGTGGACCATTTCGCCCCGGTCGAGGTACGGTTGAAGGAGGCAGAGGCCACCGAAACCTGGCCGCTGCGCCACGGCGAACTCGTGCTCGCGCACCTCCTCACGGTGCTGAGCAGCGCCGGGTACTCGGTGGCGCCGACTCCGCGCGGCGACCTGCAAGCCCGGAAGGGCGCGAGCGTGATCGTCATCGAGAAACTGCAACTCGACGGGCTCCGGCCTCCCGGGTTCTTGCCGGGAAAGCAGGGCTTCGTCTCGGCTGAGGTGCTCGCCTCGCTGCTGGCCCGCGACGACAAGAGCACGCCGCCCAACGCGGCCACGATCTACAACATGAGTTTCGCCGTGCTGTCGTGCGAGTACCTGACGCATTACCGCAGCGTGCGCGACGCCTACGCGGCGCAGGACCTGAAATACACCCTGAACGACTACGTCGCCGACACCGCCCGCGCCAACCGGATTTCTGAGGAGGAGGTGCTGCGGCGAGTCACGGAACTTCCCCCGGAGAGCGCTCTGCGCCGCTGGCTGGCCCAGGGCTGGCCGCGCAAGGTGGTCGTCGCGTCGAGCGGCAATTACGGCCTGCCGGTTCAGACCTGGCCGGCGGCGGCGCCCACAGTGATCGGGGTGGGGGCGTCGGCCTGGGCGCCGCGCACCGCGCGCACCGGGTGGTCCGATGTCGGCGACACTTACTCGGTCGGCGAGTGGTTCCGGCTCAGCGACACCGAGCTGAAACGGGCCTGCCAGACCTGGAAAGTGTGCGTCACCGACGAACTCAAGCTGGCGAGTCCGCCTGCCCGGTACAACGATTTCGGCTACCGGGGGACCTCCTTCGCCGCGCCCTCGGTGACCGCCTTCCTCGCCATGCGCCTGAGCGCGAGCGGCGCCGGCAAGGGGTGCTTCAAGGCTGCCGGCACCGGCTTCGTCCCGGTCGTGAAGCTGGACCCGGCGAAGGCCACGCCCATCGACAAGCAGGGCAAGCCGTTTACCGCCGCTGGCCTGAACATCAACCGCGCCTGCCCGTAA